In Phaeobacter inhibens DSM 16374, the following proteins share a genomic window:
- a CDS encoding WD40/YVTN/BNR-like repeat-containing protein, producing MRASWIYRGLLAVIIIGLMFYLGLPYWEKYVDGKRQTLRSQQLAHATEHAKLDNQRSALVHGSEGQKGLLELLATTATPIPSGVEGWLWEAIVEGQNILLFGGDGAITRSTDGGQTFTPVPSGVVAGLQEAIVEGQNILLFGGDGAITRSTDGGQTFTPVPSGVEVDPTGGLS from the coding sequence ATGCGCGCGTCGTGGATCTATCGTGGCCTGCTTGCGGTGATCATTATTGGCCTCATGTTCTACCTCGGCTTACCTTATTGGGAGAAGTACGTGGACGGGAAGCGCCAGACGCTCCGAAGCCAGCAGCTGGCACATGCGACAGAGCATGCAAAACTCGACAATCAGCGTAGTGCCCTCGTACATGGATCGGAAGGGCAAAAGGGGCTTTTGGAGCTGCTTGCGACCACAGCGACACCTATCCCCTCTGGGGTAGAGGGGTGGCTGTGGGAGGCCATAGTTGAGGGTCAGAACATTCTGCTCTTTGGCGGTGATGGTGCAATCACGCGCTCCACCGATGGCGGTCAGACCTTTACGCCTGTCCCCTCGGGAGTGGTGGCGGGCCTTCAGGAGGCCATAGTTGAGGGCCAGAACATCCTTCTCTTTGGCGGTGATGGTGCAATTACGCGCTCCACCGATGGTGGTCAGACCTTTACACCTGTCCCCTCGGGAGTGGAGGTGGACCCTACGGGAGGCCTTAGTTGA